A segment of the Sporichthyaceae bacterium genome:
CGGCTGGATCTTGTGAACGTGGAAGGTGGGCCATGACGACGATCGAGTACGTCGCGCCCAGCCGGATCGCGGATCGTGGCAACCCCCGACCCGTGGTCCAGGCGGTATGGGCAGGCCAGGTGCTCGCGGCCTCGTGCCGCACCCTGCAGGTCAACGGGATCGTGTACTTCCCGCCGGAGGACGTCCGGCAGGAGTTCCTCACCGAGTCGACGACGAGCCGGGTCAGCCTGTCCTACGGGCAGGCCTGCCACCTGGATGTCACCGTCGGCGGACGCACCGAAGCGGCCGCCGCCTGGTACTGGCCGCCGCCTTCGCCGCTGGCCCGGCACCTGCCCGGCCACATCGCCTTCGGCGGTGCCGAGATCGTTCGCGAGGCAGCAACGCTCGACTGAGACCAAAAGGTGAATTATCGTCGATTTGCGACCGACGATAGGGAGCCGAACTTGCGTGCACGCAAGCGAATCGCCACGGGCGGCGTGGTCTCCGCCGCCGTGGCCGCAGTGCTGCTCGCCGGCGCCGGAGCGGGCGCGGCCCCGTCGGGCGCCCCGCGCGCGATCGACTGTTCGGTCGCCAAGTGCGTCGCGCTGACCTTCGACGACGGTCCGGGTACGCAGATCCCGACGTTGCTGAACATGCTGAAGGCCGCGGGCGCGCACGCGACGTTCTTCGTCGTGGGCGAGATGGCGACGCAGCGGCCGGAGGCGCTGAAGCAGATCGCCGCGGCCGGCGACGAGATCGGCGACCACTCCTGGTCGCATCCGGACCTGAGGACGCTCAGTGACGACGACTTGCGCAGCCAGATCACCCGCACCGCGGACGTCGTCGAGGACGCGACCGGGATCCGCCCGGAGTTGATGCGCCCGCCCTACGGGGACCTCAACCAACACGTGCGCCAGATCCTCGCCCAGCGCGACTGGCCGATCATCCTGTGGACGGTCGATCCGGAGGACTGGAAGGACCGCAACTCCGACACGGTCTACGAGCGGGTCGTCTCCGGGACCAGGCCCGGCGCGATCGTGCTCATGCACGACATCCATCCGACCACCGTCGCCGCCGTCCCGCGGATCCTCGCCGCGCTGAAGCGCGAGGGCTACACGTTCGTGACGGTCTCGCAGCTCTACGGGCACGACCTCACGCCGGGAAAGACCTACAGCGGAAGGGTGCAGGCCGAACGCGAGCTAACACCGTCTCGCCGCGGAGATCCGACAGGCCAGCCAGAAGTTCGCCACGGCGCCACCGATGGTCAGCAGCGCCCAGCCCCAGTAGCCGGTGGCCAGCAGGAAGCCGGTCAGGGCGATCAGCCAGGCCACGACCAGCAGGCGGACGACGATCACGCTGCGCGGGTACCGGCTGCAAAGGTTGGTCACCACACTGTCGAGAGTGACCCTGCCGCGCCGGTTGAGCAAGCGAACCCGCGCGATCCGACCGACGACTGACGGCTACCGGTCCTTCAGCAGCGGGCGCAACGAGTCGATGCGGTCGAAGCTCCACCAGAGGTAGTTCAGCGTCCCGCCCTCGCGCAGCGGGTGCAGGTCGGCCAGTTCGGGGTCCGAGCGGTAGGCGTCGAGGGCCGCCAGGTCCGGCCACTCCACCAGCACGATCGCGGCCCGCGCCGGGGTGGAGCCGGAGGCGATCTCCGCCCCGCGGTACCCCAACGCGACGACCTTCCCGCCGTAGCGACCGACCGCCTCCGGGGATCGCCGCGAGTAGGCCAGGTAGTCGTCGTTGTCGGCCAGGTCGAACAGGTTGAGTGCGTAGATCGTCATGTGCCGGATTCTTGCCGAGGGCCGTCAGGGGTGGAAACGCTGCACCAGCGCGCCGGCCTGGCCGGTGCTGCTGTGCCGGATCGCGAAGATCGGCTGATGGCTGCGGGCGAACGCCGCCGGCAGGTCCCGCGCCGTCGAGGCGACCTCGGTGGGATTGTCGGTCTCGTCGATCAGCACGACCTCGGCGTCGTCGTCCACGTAGACGTGATGGACCCCGGACTGAACGATGTACTGGTAGTCGTCCGGCCCGCCGCAGTGCATCGTCGCGGGCTGATAGGTGACGTAGGTCTGCCCGGCGGACGTGCTGATCGACGACACCGAGATGTAGGTGAAGTTCGCCGCCAACGCCGCGCAGGAACTGGCGTGGTCCAGCTCGTACCGCAGCGTCTGCGTGGCGCTCGGCCGAGCCGACGCCGGGGCCGAGGCGGACGAACTCGGAGCCGCCGATGCCGTCTCCATCGGCGTGGCACTCGCCGGCGCCAAGGCCGTCGGGACGGGAGTCGCCACCGGCCCACCGTCTGCCGCGGCGCCCGACCCACAACCGGCCAGCAGAAGGACCACCGCCATCGCGCAAACCCGCATGCCCGGACCCTATTGGCCGATCGGCCGGCCGAACGGGGCCCGCGGGTCGGGACATCACTCCTACTGGCGGGTAGCCTCTACTCGTGAGTAAGTGACGGCGGCATCCAGCCGCGTTCCCGTACCTGGGGAGGAAGTCCGTGAGCTCTGAGATCTTCATCGTGTCCGGCGCCCGCACGCCGATCGGTTCGTTCGGCGGCTCGCTGTCCGGGCTGTCCCCGACCCGGCTCGGCTCGGTGGCTGCCCGCGCGGCCATCGAGCGCGCCGCCGTCGACGCGGCAGACGTCGAGCAGGCGGTCTTCGGTCAGGTCATCCCGACCGAGCCGACCGACCTCTACCTGGGTCGCACCGTCGCGGTGGCCGCCGGCCTGCCGGTCGAGGCACCGGCGCTGACCGTCAACCGGTTGTGCGGATCCGGCGTCGAGGCCGTGGTGCAGGCCGCCCGGCTGATCGCTGCCGGCGAGGTCGAGCTCAGCCTGGCCGGCGGTTCCGAGGTGCTCTCCCGCTCCCCGCACGCCCTGCCGGCCATGCGTAACGGCAGCAAGCTCGGCGATTCCGCCGTCCAGGACTGGCTGCAGGGCACGCTCGCGGACCCGTTCGGCCACGGCGCGATGGGCGCGCTGTGCGACGCCCTCGGCGACAAGTACGACATCCCGCGCGAGCGGCAGGACGAGTACGCCTACGCCAGCCAGCGCAAGGCCCTGGCCGCGATCGCGGCTGGTCACTTCGTGGAGCAGATCGCGCCGGTCGAGGTACCGGACCGCCGGGGCATCCGGGTCTTCGACGTCGACGAGTACCCGAACGCGTCGACCGATCTGGAGAAGCTGGCCAAGCTGCGCCCGGTCTTCCGCGCGAACGGTGCGGTGACCGCCGGCAACTCCTCCGGTATCAACGACGGTGCCGCTGCCGTGGTGCTCGCCTCCGGCGCCGAGGTGGCCCGTCGCGGGCTGACCCCGATGGCGCGGATCCTCTCGTGGGGCCACGCCGGTGTCGCGCCCGAACTGATGGGCATCGGCCCGGTCGACGCCGTCCCGCAGGCGCTGCGGCGAGCCGGCCTGACGTTGGGCGACATGGACATCGTCGAGTCCAACGAGGCTTTCGCCGTGCAGTCGTTGGCCGTGGCCGACCTGCTCGGCCTGGACCCTGAGCGCACCAACCCGAACGGTGGCGCCATCGCACTGGGCCACCCGCTCGGCGCCACCGGCACGATCATGATCGTCAAGGCCCTGTACGAGCTGCGTCGCACCAACAAGCGCCACGCCCTGGTGACCATGTGCATCGGCGGCGGCCAGGGCATCGCGATGGTGCTGGAGAACACCGCCGCGTAGCCCACGGACACCGGCACGCCCGGGTCGCGACCTGCGTCGCGGCCCGGGCGTTCCGCTCTCCGGTGCTCAGGTGCGCGGATGTGTGGGATAGCCCCAGGCCGTGCAGAACGGCTCGAGCTCCTTCGGGGTGAGCAGGTCCGCCGGCAACGCGCGGGGGGCCTGGACCTGCCCGGAGCGGACCTTGCTGCGCCAGTCGCCGAGCCCGCGCACCAGCCCGTCCGCGGGCAACCCGTACTCGGCAAGGCCTGGCTCCATGTCGATGTCCAGGTAATCGCAGACGCCCTTGAGCACGCCCACCGGGTCCTTCGTCAGCTCCTCGTACCGGACGGTGTGGCCGGGCAGCGTCTGCCGGGCCGCCTCGACGGCCTGCATGTAGCGCAACGTCTTGGCGACGGACCCTTCCAACGTGCGCTTCTTCGGGTCCGCGTCGTACCAGCTGTACGCGATCGCCGTCGGGTCGCGCAGCAGGAACAGGTATCTGGCGTCCGGCCAGCAGGTCGCGATCCGCTGCCACAGCAAGGCGTGGCCGGGGGTCTTCTCGACGATGAAGTCCTTGCCGCTGCGGACAAGTTCGCGGTGCAGCAGCCGGTCCCACAGCACGTGTTCGAGGTCGGCGACGTTGAGCCCGAGGATCTCCATCGAGCGGCGCGCATCCGCTGTGCGGGCGGTGACCTGCAGGTGGCGCAGGTGCAGCTCCTGCGGGGCATGCAGGCGCGAGTGCCCGTTGAGCAGCACCCGCAGCAAAGTGGAGCCCGACCGGACCGGCGCCATCAGGAAAATCGGGTCGGTGACCAACCGGTCCCCCGACTGCGGCCCCCGGATCTCCGGCGCCGGCCCGGGGGGCGTGTACCGGGTGAGTTCGTACCCGGTCACCCGCCGCAGAACGGTGTTCACGGTCTTCCGCGCGCTGACTGCCTTCCGTGCACTCACTGCGGCAGTGTCGGCCCACGACCGAGATCTCGCAAATCCGACTCGCGTCATTTGCACCCATGTGCGAACGACCACCCGCAGCGCGCAGCCGAGCAACCCCTGGGCATAGTCGAAACGGGTGGGACACCCTGCGCCCGATTTGTCGCCTCAGCTCTTTCAACCTTGCCCGGGGGTTGCGTCAGGCGGCTCACAAGAGCCGCCCCAACGGTTGGAAGGCGACGCCGTCGCGGCGCCGATGATCTTGCACGAAGAAGCCCCTGACCGCGTATGCAGATCAGGGGCCGTTTTTTCTCGTGCGCGAGGGGGGAGTTGAACCCCCACGCCCTTGCGGGCACTGGAACCTGAATCCAGCGCGTCTGCCATTCCGCCACTCGCGCGAGCGGTGGACAGGCTAGCACCGGCGTGGTGGGGCTGTTGCCACAAGCACTACGAATGCATCGCCGAGGTCCACGGTCCCCTCAGGTGGCATGGATAGCATCGGTTCCACGCCCAGGTGAGTGCCCGCCACCCGGGTGCCGCCCGCCCGAGCAGGCTCGGAGCTCGCCAGGAGGTCGAAGTGGGAGTTCTCCAGCGCTTCGAGCGACGGCTCGAGGGCATGGTGAGCGGCGCCTTCGCCAAGGCTTTCCGGGCCGACGTGCAACCCGTCGAGATCGCCAGCGCCTTGCAGCGGGAGCTGGACGACCGGGCCGCGATCGTCGGCAAGGGCACGACGATGGTCCCGAACTCCTTCGTGGTCGAACTTTCCCCGCACGACTACGACCGCTTGGAGATGTACGCGCAGAGCCTGGGCGAGGAGCTGACCGAGGTGGTGCGCGACCACGCCAAGGAGCAGAACTACCAACTGCGCGGCGAGGTCTCGGTGACTTTCGCTCGCGCCGAGGACCTCGACATCGGCGTGCATCGCCTGCGCAGCACCGTGGTCTCCAGCGTGCGTGCAGTCGTGACTTCGCAACCGCAACCGCAACCGCAACCGCAGCCACCGGCCGCCGCTCCCGCACCGGTCCTGACGCCGACCCCGGCACCGATACCCGCGCCCACACCCGCGCTGGTGCTGAATCCGGCTCCGGTGCCGGTGCCGCGAGTGGTCGACCCGGGCGCGGCGGCTCACGCCGAGACCACTGTGATCAAGGACCGCCCGGCCCCGGCCCCGTACCTGGAGGTCCACGGCGACCGGCACCCGCTGAGCCGTCCGGTCACGGTTCTGGGCCGCGGTACTCAGGTCGATCTGCGCATCGACGACGCGGGCGTCTCGCGCCGCCACGCCGAGATCCGACTCGGTCCGCCGGCGGTGCTGGTGGACCTCAACTCGACCAACGGCACGACCGTCGACGGCCTGCCGGTCGGTGAGATCGAACTGGAGGACGGGGCGTCGATCGGAATCGGCGAGACCAAACTCGTGTTCCGGCGACCGGCGGAGTAACCCCGACCGTGTCCGAACTGACGATCACCGTCATCCGGCTCGGCTTCCTTGCCGTGCTCTGGTTGTTCGTGCTCACCACGATCTCGGTGATGCGCTCCGACATGGGCGGCCCCCGGACCTCGACGACGCGACCGACGATCGCCCCGGCCGCGCGGCAGACCAAGCCGCCGAAGCAGCCGCGTGGGCGGCGGACCACACCGACCAAGCTGGTCGTCACAGCGGGCGCGCTGACCGGCACCTCGGTGACGCTGTCCGACGTGGCGATCACGCTCGGTCGCGCGCCGGACTCCACCGTCGTGCTCGACGACGACTACGCCTCCAACCGCCACGCCCGGGTGTTCCCGAGCAACGGCGAGTGGCTGGTGGAGGACCTCGGCTCGACCAACGGCACCTACCTGGACCGGCAGAAGCTCCAGGGTCCGACCCCTGTCCCGATCGGCACGCCGATCCGGATCGGGAAGACCGCGTTCGAGCTGCGGAAGTAGCCGGCGGATGACGCTGGCCCTGCGCTTCGTGGCGCGATCGGACGTCGGTCTGATCCGGGAGGGGAACGAGGACTCGGGATACGCCGGTCCCTCGTTGCTGATGGTCGCCGACGGCATGGGCGGCCACGCGGCCGGTGAGGTCGCCAGCACGGTAGCGGTGTCCACGCTGGCCGGTCTCGACGACGACGTGCCCAGCACCGAACTGCTCGACACGCTTGCCGCCGCGGTGAACGCCGCGAACGAGGCGATCAGCGACATGGTCGAGAAGCACCCGCACCTCGACGGGATGGGCACCACGCTCACCGCGCTGCTCTGGTCCGGCCGCCGGGTCGGGATCGTGCACGTCGGCGACTCGCGGGCTTATCTGCTGCGCGACGGCCGACTGCAGCAGATCACCCACGACCACACTTTCGTGCAGCAGTTGCAGGACGAGGGTCGGATCACCGCCGAGGAGGCGGCCGTCCACCCGCAGCGGTCGCTGCTGCTGCGCGCGCTGGACGGCCGGTCGAATCCGGAACCGGATCTGTCGGTGCGCGAGGTGCACCCCGGCGACCGCTACCTGGTCTGCAGCGACGGGCTTTCCGGGGTGGTGTCCGACGATGCCATGGCGGCGGCCTTGACCGGCACCGACCTGGACACGGCGGCCGACACGTTGATCACGGCGGCGTTGCGCAACGGCGGGCCGGACAACATCACCTGCATCGTCGCCGACCTCGTGGAGGCCGGGGAGCCGGCCACCGGGCACGCCGTCGTGGTCGGGGCCGCGGCGGGCAAGCATCAGCCCGCCTCGACGAGTTCGACGTCCGAGATCGACCTGACCGGGTTGGCCAACGCGCAGGCCAACCTGATCGCGGAGAGCCGCGGCAGCCGGTTGACCGGCTGGTGGCTGCGCGCGTTGATCGCCGGGGTGGCCCTGGCAGTGGTGATCGCCGGGTGGGTTGGGTACGCCTGGTCCCAGGGGCAGTACTACGTGGGGGCTTCGAACGGTCAGGTGGCGATCTTCAAGGGGCTGCACCAGCACGTGCTTGGCATGTCGTTGTCGCGCACCTACGAACGCTCCGACATCGCGCTGACCGACCTGCCCGCGTTGGACCGGGACCGGGTCCGCGACACGATCTACGCCGACGATCTGACCGCCGCGCGGGGCGTGGTCTCACATCTGCAGCAAGCAATCACCGATTGCCGGATGGAACGTGCCGAGGCCTCCGCGGCGCCGACAGCGGAACCGACGGCCACCGCGAAACCGGAGCGCACCGAGCGCCCGGAGCACGGCGAGGCCCCCACGTCGCGACCCACCGCCACCCCGACCCCGGACGAGACCACCACCCCGGGCCTGGCGCCGACGACCGCACCCACCCCGCTGCCGGGGGGCTGCGCACCGTGAGCGGGATTTCCCACAGATGAGCGCTGCCGCGACGGCGTCCGCCTTGGCGCTGGTACCCGCACCCGGCCTGCCGGCCCGCCGGGGGGCCGAGTTGTCGATGCTGCTGTTCGCCTGGGGCATCGCGGTCGCGGCGTACGCCGACGCCGGCTACGGGGCCGCCGGGCGCTGGCCCGACGGGTTGGCCGGCTACGGCCTGTTCCTTGCGGTGCTGGTCGCGGCCGCGCACGTCGCGGTGCGGCGCTTCGCCCGCTACGCCGACCCGGTACTACTGCCCTGCGCGGTGACCCTCAACGGGCTCGGGCTCGCGCTGATCTACCGGCTGGACTTCGACAACAAGAACGCCGCGCGCACCATCGGCGACTGGACCCCGCGCGGCGACGCCGGCGTCCAACTGATCTGGACCGCGATCGGGATCGCCCTGTTCGTCGCGGTGCTCGGCGTGCTGCGCGACCACCGCACGCTGCAGCGCTACACCTACACCGCCGGCGCCGTCGGCCTGGTGCTGCTCGCGCTGCCCGCGGTGCTGCCGGCCCGGTACTCGCAGGTGAACGGGGCGCAGATCTGGGTGCGGATGTCCGGCTTCTCGATCCAGCCCGGTGAGTTCGCCAAGCTGCTGCTGATCGTGTTCTGGGCCGGGTACCTGGTCGTCAAGCGCGACGTGCTGGCGCTGGCCAGCCGCCGCGTGCTGGGGATCGACCTGCCCCGGGGCCGCGACCTCGGCCCGATCATCACCGCCTGGCTGGCCAGCGTCGCGATCCTGATGGCCGAGCGCGACGTCGGGATGTCGTTCCTGTTCTTCGGCGTCTTCGTGCTGCTGCTCTACGTCGCGACCGAGCGGACGTCGTGGCTGTTGTTCGGCGTCGCGATGTTCGCCGCCGGCGGGTACTTGGCCTACAGCACGATCGCCCACGTCCACAGCCGGGTCGACATCTGGCTGCACGCCTTCGCCGGCCAGAACCCGTCGAACAAGTCCTACCAACTGGTCCAGTCGCTGTTCGGGTTCGCGACCGGCGGCGTGCTCGGCACCGGCCTGGGCCACGGTCGGCCGAGCATCGTGCCCTACGCCAAGACCGACTTCATCATGGCCACCGCGGGCGAGGAGCTCGGTCTGACCGGCGTCATGGCGATCCTGCTGATCTACGCGATCATGGTGCAGCGCGGCCTGCGCACGGCCCTGGCCGCCCGCGACTCGTTCGGCAAGCTGCTGACCGCCGGGCTGGCCACGATCCTGGCGCTGCAAGTCTTCGTGATCGTCGGCGGCGTGACCCGCCTGATCCCGCTGACCGGCCTGACCACCCCGTTCCTGTCCTACGGCGGATCGTCGCTGGTCGCCAACTGGGCGTTACTCGCGTTGCTCTTACGGGTCAGCGACACCGCACGCCGCCCGGCGCCGATCCTCACCGCCACCACGGAGGCAGAAACAATGGTGCTCCGCTGATGGCCGCCTGGACTCCCTGCGGGTGCTCCTTCGTCGCGCCCTCGGTGCGTCTCGGCTGGCAGTGCCCGAACGCCTCCTCACCGCGCCTCGAGCACTCCTTCGTCGCGCCCTCGGTGCGTCTCGGGTGGCAGGGATGAATCGGCCCCTACGTCGCGTCGCCGGCGCGTGCGCGGTGCTGCTCGTGCTGCTGCTGCTGAACCTGAACTATCTGCAGGTCTACAAGGCCGACGACTACCGGACCGACCCGCGGAACATCCGGGTCCTGCTGGAGGAGTACAGCCGGCAGCGCGGGGCGATCGTCGTCGGCAACGACCCGATCGCGATCTCGAAGGCCACCAACGACAGCCTCAAGTACCTGCGGGTGTACCTGCAGCCGGAGCTGTACGCGTTCGCCACCGGCTACTACTCGCACATCTACGGGTCGTCGGACGTCGAGCGCTACGAGAACAGCATCCTGGCCGGCACCGACGACCGCCTGTTCGTCAAACGGATCGTCGAACTGCTGACGCAGAACGCGGTGGCCGGCGGCGATGTCCTGCTGACCTTGAACGCCGCCGCGCAGCAGGCCGCGTACAAGGGCCTGGCCGGGCGCAAGGGCGCAGTGGTCGCGATCGAGCCGTCCACCGGGCGGATCCTGGCGATGGTCTCCTCGCCGTCCTACGACCCGAACCTGCTCGCCGCCCACGACGGCGGCGCGGAGACCAAGGCCTGGGACAGCCTGACCAACGACCCGAGCACCCCGCTGCTGAACCGAGCGCTGAGCCAGACCTACCCGCCCGGTTCGACGTTCAAGTTGGTCACCGCCGCGGCCGCGTTGAGCTCCGGGCAGTACACGCCGACCTCGCCGGTGCCGGGTCCGGCCAAGCTGCCGCTGCCCCAGACTTCGATCAGCCTGCCCAACGACTTCAAGGGCACCTGCACCCCGGGCAGCGACCAGACCACGATCACCCAGGCACTGCAACGGTCGTGCAACACCACGTTCGGCGCGATCGGGATGAAGCTCGGCGACGCGGCGATCCGCAAGCAGGCCGACGCTTTCGGGTTCGACACCCGGCTGAACGTGCCGATGCCGGTGGCGTCCAGCGTGTTCCCGCGCGACCTGAACCAGCCTGAGACGGCGCAGTCGGCGATCGGCCAGTACAACACCCGGGCGACCCCGCTGCAGATGGCGATGATCGCCGCGGCGATCGCCAACCAGGGCACGTTGATGACTCCGTACCTGGTCGACCAACTGCGCTCGCGCGACCTCGAGGTGCTCAGCCGCACCGATCCGCAGATGCTCTCGCGCGCGATCACGCCGCAGGTCGCCGCCGAACTCACCAGCATCATGATCGGCGTCGTCGACAACGGCACCGGCACCAACGCCCAGATCTCCGGGGTCAAGGTGGCCGGGAAGACCGGCACCGCCCAGGTCGGCGGCGGGGCGAATCCGGATGCCTGGTTCGTGTCGTTCGCCCCGGCCGACAATCCGGCGGTGGCCGTCGCGGTCGTGCTGGAGAACGGCGGCAGCCCGACGCAGCAGGAGATCAGCGGCAACCTGTTGGCCGCCCCGATCGCCCGGGCCGTCATGGCGGCGGTGCTGGGGAAGTGACGGCGCCGACCGAGCAACCTCGCCCACCGGTCGATCCACGGATGCCCGTGCTCGGCGGTCGCTACCGGCTCGTCGAGCGGATCGCCCGCGGCGGCATGGGCGAAGTTTGGCGCGGGTTCGACGAGGTGCTCGGCCGGCCGGTGGCCGTCAAGGTGCTGCGGCCGGAGTACGCCGACGAGCAGGTGTTCCTGGAGCGGTTCCGCAACGAGGCCCGCAACACCGCGGCGCTGGTGCACACCGGCATCGCCGCGGTCTACGACTTCGGCCAGGCCACGATGTCGCGCACGGTCGTCCCGTTCATCGTCATGGAATTGGTGCCCGGGCAGCCACTGTCGCAAATCATCGAGCGCGACGGGGCACTGGAGCGCGACCGGTGCCTGGACCTCGTTGCCCAGGCCGCCCGGGCCCTGAACGCCGCGCACGTCACCGGCGTGGTGCACCGCGACGTGAAGCCGGCGAACCTGCTGATCACCCCGAGCTGGACGGTGAAGGTCACCGACTTCGGCATCTCCCGGGCCGGCGACACCTTGCCGCTGACCCGGACCGGCACCGTCATGGGCACGGCCCACTACCTGGCCCCGGAACTGGTCAACGGACGTGGCGTGGCGGCGCCGGCCAGCGACATCTACGCCCTCGGCGTGGTGCTCTACGAGTGCCTGGCCGGCCACCGGCCCTTCATCGGCGACAACCCACTGGCCGTGGCGATGGAACACCTGAACTCCACGATCCCGCCGATCCCCGGCCTGCACCCGGCGATCGTCGAGGTGCTCGACGCGACCCTGGCCAAGGAGCCCGAGGCCCGCCCGGCCACCGCCGAGCAACTGGCCCACCGGCTGTTGGCGCTGCGCATCGAACTGGCCGCCGGCGAGCCCACCCCGGAGGCGGTGGCCCGTTCGCTCGGCGAGCAGGCCGACACCGCGACGGTGCGCCGGGCCGCCTCCCGGTCGCGCTCCGGCGGGCACCGGCGCGCGACACCGAACGCGACGCGCACCCCGGACCCGCGCGCCGTTCCGGTCCCGACCCCGCGATCGGCGCCGAGCACCGAGGTCGCCACCGAACCGGGACTGGAGATTCCCCTGCTGAGCGAGGCGGCGCCGGCCGAACGCGCCGGCCGCCACCGCGCGCCGGTCGCGACGGGCCACGGACGGCCCCCGCGGTCCAATCGCCGCCGCACACTCGCCCTGGGCACGGCCGCCGGTGTGGTCGTGATCGGGATCGGCGCACTTTGGCTGACCGACAAGGACCCGAGCACCGCGGTGGTGCCGGCCGTCGAGGGCAGCGCCGAGCACGACGCCACCCGCGAGCTCACCGCGGTGGGCTTCACGATCAAGGTCGACCGCAAGGTCGATGAAGCCGTCCCCGCCGGTGTGGTGCTGAAGCAGACCCCGGCCGGCGGTACCCGGGCCAATTCCCATTCGGCAGTCTCGATACTCGTCTCCGCCGGCCCGCAGCGGGTCGAGGTGGCGCTGAGCTCATGG
Coding sequences within it:
- a CDS encoding penicillin-binding transpeptidase domain-containing protein; translated protein: MNRPLRRVAGACAVLLVLLLLNLNYLQVYKADDYRTDPRNIRVLLEEYSRQRGAIVVGNDPIAISKATNDSLKYLRVYLQPELYAFATGYYSHIYGSSDVERYENSILAGTDDRLFVKRIVELLTQNAVAGGDVLLTLNAAAQQAAYKGLAGRKGAVVAIEPSTGRILAMVSSPSYDPNLLAAHDGGAETKAWDSLTNDPSTPLLNRALSQTYPPGSTFKLVTAAAALSSGQYTPTSPVPGPAKLPLPQTSISLPNDFKGTCTPGSDQTTITQALQRSCNTTFGAIGMKLGDAAIRKQADAFGFDTRLNVPMPVASSVFPRDLNQPETAQSAIGQYNTRATPLQMAMIAAAIANQGTLMTPYLVDQLRSRDLEVLSRTDPQMLSRAITPQVAAELTSIMIGVVDNGTGTNAQISGVKVAGKTGTAQVGGGANPDAWFVSFAPADNPAVAVAVVLENGGSPTQQEISGNLLAAPIARAVMAAVLGK
- a CDS encoding protein kinase gives rise to the protein MTAPTEQPRPPVDPRMPVLGGRYRLVERIARGGMGEVWRGFDEVLGRPVAVKVLRPEYADEQVFLERFRNEARNTAALVHTGIAAVYDFGQATMSRTVVPFIVMELVPGQPLSQIIERDGALERDRCLDLVAQAARALNAAHVTGVVHRDVKPANLLITPSWTVKVTDFGISRAGDTLPLTRTGTVMGTAHYLAPELVNGRGVAAPASDIYALGVVLYECLAGHRPFIGDNPLAVAMEHLNSTIPPIPGLHPAIVEVLDATLAKEPEARPATAEQLAHRLLALRIELAAGEPTPEAVARSLGEQADTATVRRAASRSRSGGHRRATPNATRTPDPRAVPVPTPRSAPSTEVATEPGLEIPLLSEAAPAERAGRHRAPVATGHGRPPRSNRRRTLALGTAAGVVVIGIGALWLTDKDPSTAVVPAVEGSAEHDATRELTAVGFTIKVDRKVDEAVPAGVVLKQTPAGGTRANSHSAVSILVSAGPQRVEVALSSWQGKAYAEVAHGLQQLGLQVRRRDVATGGSPGTVTDVSPRGQVPVGSPVTVTVVSTSSGTAPALASAATGRNAR